One Purpureocillium takamizusanense chromosome 1, complete sequence genomic window carries:
- the BRE1 gene encoding RING-type E3 ubiquitin transferase (EggNog:ENOG503NW1B~COG:O), translating to MPVATSPAASPRPSTLSKMEDRKRPAIGAADDLAPPSKRVAVNGSKTKDDPSEMKEEGWIEAYTRGAIYRQMQEYSRKAATAESRLEELHKRCVHHDDHLRIVDAWWRQLMEELEGLADKNLPTPAATNEPPYLSGVNFKDLHEFQNHVQEKANTIRTKAETLLGRIAAHRGQLAPDAATLEKRLTGLLAAQKEYMLKLDRLNAEKEQLTEQLNAATLRYFKAEKKLDRAKSAQVQKLEQKAFANATRPPAASSDGGVETTETNGNVDELLMKYEEATAAAAKQKEQLDAVLAEIKSLQDENSTLRARREQWTDEDLVRSDVFKTFKGQNEDLIKRINNLEATNRQLREEAEKLQAERTTFKNQLEADATQITQDLEADIISRDQDLARVRSARDEILAENTQRKASMEQEKSSMDHIKDLVGAKDDRIAALESEISRLKPSEDEEMTSPDDSQELAEEELRQKYKKLQQDFQSINQELPSIEKAYKKMKDLAQKKVLDFAALEEKVALLIAEKSKADQKYFAARKDADTRNNEIRSLRHQNSKSSEIIAQLKGLETQNRTLLGNLEKQLSDLKQTNGALAVENKKLETSTQEAVRRADSLSRQIEELGNLVKSRDAASAVVRERNTMQEAEVEKLKVRIEHAQKDRDNWRSKALSNSSEEEEMLRTFALCSICRNNFKNTALKTCGHLFCNKCVEDRISNRMRKCPTCSRAFDKMDVMPVHH from the exons ATGCCTGTTGCAACGTCaccagccgcctcgcctcgtccgtccaCGCTTTCCAAGATGGAGGACAGGAAGAGACCtgccatcggcgccgccgatgatcTCGCCCCTCCTAGCAAGAGAGTGGCAGTCAACGGCTCCAAGACCAAGGATGACCCGTCCGAGATGAAGGAAGAGGGCTGGATCGAG GCGTACACCAGAGGGGCAATATATCGTCAAATGCAGGAATATAGTCGCAAGGCAGCTACCGCGGAGTCTCGACTGGAGGAGCTCCACAAACGATGCGTTCATCACGATGATCACCTCAGAATTGTTGATGCCTGGTGGCGGCAG TTGATGGAAGAGCTGGAGGGCCTCGCAGACAAGAACCTTCCGACTCCAGCAGCAACAAATG AACCACCATACCTCAGCGGCGTCAATTTCAAGGACCTTCACGAGTTTCAGAACCATGTGCAGGAAAAGGCAAACACTATCAGAACGAAGGCGGAAACGCTCCTCGGACGCATCGCCGCTCATCGTGGGCAACTCGCTCCTGACGCTGCGACGCTGGAGAAGAGGCTCACAGGGCTGTTGGCCGCCCAGAAGGAGTACATGCTCAAACTTGATCGGTTGAACGCCGAGAAGGAGCAACTCACGGAGCAGCTGAATGCGGCAACATTGAGGTACTTCAAGGCAGAAAAGAAGCTCGATCGTGCCAAGAGCGCACAGGTTCAAAAACTGGAGCAGAAGGCATTCGCCAACGCCACACGACCACCTGCCGCATCTagcgatggcggcgtggaAACCACTGAAACAAATGGTaacgtcgacgagctgttAATGAAGTATGAGGaggcaacggcggcagcggcgaagCAAAAAGAGCAGCTTGATGCGGTTCTGGCTGAGATCAAGTCCTTACAAGACGAGAATTCGACTCTCAGGGCTCGGCGGGAACAATGGACGGACGAAGACCTTGTGCGGTCAGACGTTTTCAAGACATTCAAGGGCCAGAACGAAGACCTCATCAAGCGGATCAATAATCTGGAAGCGACGAATAGGCAGTTGCGGGAAGAAGCAGAGAAGCTGCAGGCTGAGCGAACCACGTTCAAGAACCAACTGGAGGCCGACGCGACCCAGATTACGCAGGACCTAGAGGCGGACATCATTTCCCGCGACCAAGATCTGGCCCGCGTGCGCTCTGCTCGAGACGAAATTCTAGCCGAAAACACCCAGCGGAAAGCGAGCATGGAACAGGAGAAGTCATCAATGGATCATATCAAGGATCTGGTTGGCGCCAAAGACGATCGGATCGCGGCACTCGAGTCAGAGATCTCGCGACTTAAGCCAtctgaggacgaggagatgaCGTCTCCAGACGACAGccaggagctggccgaggaggagctgcgacAAAAGTACAAGAAACTGCAGCAAGACTTCCAGTCCATCAACCAGGAACTGCCATCCATCGAGAAGGCGTATAAGAAGATGAAGGACCTGGCTCAGAAGAAGGTCTTGGACTTTGCGGCTCTTGAGGAGAAGGTGGCGCTTCTGATTGCGGAGAAGAGCAAAGCGGATCAAAAGTATTTTGCTGCGCGGAAAGACGCCGATACCCGGAACAACGAGATAAGATCGTTGAGGCATCAGAACAGCAAAAGCTCCGAGATCATTGCTCAGCTGAAGGGGCTGGAAACGCAGAATAGGACCCTGCTCGGCAACCTGGAGAAGCAGTTATCGGACCTCAAGCAGACCAATGGCGCGTTGGCTGTCGAGaacaagaagctcgagaCGTCCACTCAAgaggcggtgcggcgggcAGACTCGCTCTCTCGGCAGATTGAAGAGCTGGGCAATCTAGTCAAATCTCGCGACGCCGCATCTGCCGTTGTCAGGGAACGCAACACGATGCAGGAAGCTGAGGTTGAGAAGCTCAAAGTGCGCATCGAGCACGCGCAGAAGGACCGAGACAATTGGCGAAGCAAAGCACTAAGCAACTCGtcagaggaggaagagatGCTTCGG ACATTTGCTCTGTGTTCAATCTGTCGCAACAACTTTAAAAACACGGCGCTTAAGACGTGCGGACACCTCTTCTGCAACAAGTGCGTCGAAGATCGGATTAGCAACCGGATGCGCAAGTGTCCCACCTGCTCGCGAGCCTTCGATAAAATGGACGTGATGCCCGTGCATCACTGA
- the BRE1 gene encoding RING-type E3 ubiquitin transferase (EggNog:ENOG503NW1B~COG:O): MQEYSRKAATAESRLEELHKRCVHHDDHLRIVDAWWRQLMEELEGLADKNLPTPAATNEPPYLSGVNFKDLHEFQNHVQEKANTIRTKAETLLGRIAAHRGQLAPDAATLEKRLTGLLAAQKEYMLKLDRLNAEKEQLTEQLNAATLRYFKAEKKLDRAKSAQVQKLEQKAFANATRPPAASSDGGVETTETNGNVDELLMKYEEATAAAAKQKEQLDAVLAEIKSLQDENSTLRARREQWTDEDLVRSDVFKTFKGQNEDLIKRINNLEATNRQLREEAEKLQAERTTFKNQLEADATQITQDLEADIISRDQDLARVRSARDEILAENTQRKASMEQEKSSMDHIKDLVGAKDDRIAALESEISRLKPSEDEEMTSPDDSQELAEEELRQKYKKLQQDFQSINQELPSIEKAYKKMKDLAQKKVLDFAALEEKVALLIAEKSKADQKYFAARKDADTRNNEIRSLRHQNSKSSEIIAQLKGLETQNRTLLGNLEKQLSDLKQTNGALAVENKKLETSTQEAVRRADSLSRQIEELGNLVKSRDAASAVVRERNTMQEAEVEKLKVRIEHAQKDRDNWRSKALSNSSEEEEMLRTFALCSICRNNFKNTALKTCGHLFCNKCVEDRISNRMRKCPTCSRAFDKMDVMPVHH, translated from the exons ATGCAGGAATATAGTCGCAAGGCAGCTACCGCGGAGTCTCGACTGGAGGAGCTCCACAAACGATGCGTTCATCACGATGATCACCTCAGAATTGTTGATGCCTGGTGGCGGCAG TTGATGGAAGAGCTGGAGGGCCTCGCAGACAAGAACCTTCCGACTCCAGCAGCAACAAATG AACCACCATACCTCAGCGGCGTCAATTTCAAGGACCTTCACGAGTTTCAGAACCATGTGCAGGAAAAGGCAAACACTATCAGAACGAAGGCGGAAACGCTCCTCGGACGCATCGCCGCTCATCGTGGGCAACTCGCTCCTGACGCTGCGACGCTGGAGAAGAGGCTCACAGGGCTGTTGGCCGCCCAGAAGGAGTACATGCTCAAACTTGATCGGTTGAACGCCGAGAAGGAGCAACTCACGGAGCAGCTGAATGCGGCAACATTGAGGTACTTCAAGGCAGAAAAGAAGCTCGATCGTGCCAAGAGCGCACAGGTTCAAAAACTGGAGCAGAAGGCATTCGCCAACGCCACACGACCACCTGCCGCATCTagcgatggcggcgtggaAACCACTGAAACAAATGGTaacgtcgacgagctgttAATGAAGTATGAGGaggcaacggcggcagcggcgaagCAAAAAGAGCAGCTTGATGCGGTTCTGGCTGAGATCAAGTCCTTACAAGACGAGAATTCGACTCTCAGGGCTCGGCGGGAACAATGGACGGACGAAGACCTTGTGCGGTCAGACGTTTTCAAGACATTCAAGGGCCAGAACGAAGACCTCATCAAGCGGATCAATAATCTGGAAGCGACGAATAGGCAGTTGCGGGAAGAAGCAGAGAAGCTGCAGGCTGAGCGAACCACGTTCAAGAACCAACTGGAGGCCGACGCGACCCAGATTACGCAGGACCTAGAGGCGGACATCATTTCCCGCGACCAAGATCTGGCCCGCGTGCGCTCTGCTCGAGACGAAATTCTAGCCGAAAACACCCAGCGGAAAGCGAGCATGGAACAGGAGAAGTCATCAATGGATCATATCAAGGATCTGGTTGGCGCCAAAGACGATCGGATCGCGGCACTCGAGTCAGAGATCTCGCGACTTAAGCCAtctgaggacgaggagatgaCGTCTCCAGACGACAGccaggagctggccgaggaggagctgcgacAAAAGTACAAGAAACTGCAGCAAGACTTCCAGTCCATCAACCAGGAACTGCCATCCATCGAGAAGGCGTATAAGAAGATGAAGGACCTGGCTCAGAAGAAGGTCTTGGACTTTGCGGCTCTTGAGGAGAAGGTGGCGCTTCTGATTGCGGAGAAGAGCAAAGCGGATCAAAAGTATTTTGCTGCGCGGAAAGACGCCGATACCCGGAACAACGAGATAAGATCGTTGAGGCATCAGAACAGCAAAAGCTCCGAGATCATTGCTCAGCTGAAGGGGCTGGAAACGCAGAATAGGACCCTGCTCGGCAACCTGGAGAAGCAGTTATCGGACCTCAAGCAGACCAATGGCGCGTTGGCTGTCGAGaacaagaagctcgagaCGTCCACTCAAgaggcggtgcggcgggcAGACTCGCTCTCTCGGCAGATTGAAGAGCTGGGCAATCTAGTCAAATCTCGCGACGCCGCATCTGCCGTTGTCAGGGAACGCAACACGATGCAGGAAGCTGAGGTTGAGAAGCTCAAAGTGCGCATCGAGCACGCGCAGAAGGACCGAGACAATTGGCGAAGCAAAGCACTAAGCAACTCGtcagaggaggaagagatGCTTCGG ACATTTGCTCTGTGTTCAATCTGTCGCAACAACTTTAAAAACACGGCGCTTAAGACGTGCGGACACCTCTTCTGCAACAAGTGCGTCGAAGATCGGATTAGCAACCGGATGCGCAAGTGTCCCACCTGCTCGCGAGCCTTCGATAAAATGGACGTGATGCCCGTGCATCACTGA
- a CDS encoding uncharacterized protein (COG:S~TransMembrane:1 (n7-18c26/27o167-190i)~SECRETED:SignalP(1-26~SECRETED:cutsite=AAA-AG~SECRETED:prob=0.4168)~EggNog:ENOG503NZ28), with protein sequence MVHSNGLVAALTLALPLFSVSPGAAAAGGRPKNAIRLSDVQTLTLRGHGAKTTHRRVPAAPQLKCVSRPDICRLFEPDVMRCTNQGSSYGGEDVEWSCVASLPEDLELGATEVVCEGYDSADDPYVLRGSCGVEYTMLLTAKGEQRYPDVANPRGRIFSDGQGGTDLSAWLFAVVFVAVLGWIVYSACYGGNGNGNGQQRGRRVGGPRWGGGGGGGGGGGGGWNPGWGPGGDDPPPPYPGSKPSSSRQQGWTPGFWSGLAGGAAAGYMAGNRNRNSGGLRDYGNNSGWGVGSSSRPSPASSSSSSGGNSSRHESTGFGSTRRR encoded by the coding sequence ATGGTGCACAGCaacgggctcgtcgccgccctcaccctcgccctcccacTCTTCTCCGTTTccccgggcgccgccgccgccggcggccggcccaaGAACGCCATCCGCCTCTCCGACGTGCAGACGCTGACGCtgcgcggccacggcgccaaaaccacccaccgccgcgtgcccgccgcgccacagCTCAAGTGCGTCTCGCGCCCGGACATATGTCGCCTCTTCGAGCCCGACGTCATGCGCTGCACCAACCAGGGCTCCTCgtacggcggcgaggacgttGAGTGGAGCTgcgtcgcctccctccccgaggacctcgagctcggcgccacGGAGGTCGTCTGCGAGGGCTacgacagcgccgacgaccctTACGTCCTCAGGggcagctgcggcgtcgAGTACACCATGCTGCTCACCGCCAAGGGCGAACAGAGGTACCCGGACGTCGCCAACCCCCGCGGCCGCATCTTCAGCGACGGTCAGGGCGGTACTGACCTAAGCGCCTGGCTtttcgccgtcgtcttcgtcgctgTTCTTGGGTGGATCGTGTACTCGGCCTGctacggcggcaacggcaacggcaacggtCAACAACGCGGCCGGAGGGTTGGCGGGCCACGTtggggcggtggtggaggcggcggcggcggcggcggcggaggctggAATCCCGGCTGGGgcccgggcggcgatgacccTCCTCCGCCCTATCCTGGCTCCAAGCCCTCTTCTTCGCGGCAGCAGGGTTGGACGCCGGGGTTCTGGAGCggtctggctggcggcgccgctgctgggtACATGGCTGGGAACAGGAATCGCAACAGCGGCGGTTTGCGGGACTACGGTAACAACAGCGGTTGGGGCGTCGGTTCCAGCTCGAgaccctcgccggcgtcgtcgtcgtcaagctcTGGGGGGAACTCCTCCCGTCACGAGAGCACAGGCTTCGGTTCCACTCGTCGCAGATAA